A genomic region of Paenibacillus sp. PL2-23 contains the following coding sequences:
- a CDS encoding sensor histidine kinase — protein sequence MDERRRNAVWLLFLKDRKSYLLCYALLLALGCCLYLLENIRYPGLVDTSTLVYFVLLALVICSSWLVIDYMRQRPYYKQVFEALARWDELGGAAIIHTMATEEQRLVTRLMREQHRAYLNELNAFKRQQEVHNHFVLQWVHHMKTPVSVVDLLLQEVRRQPPSDEGKWVELAESIHEETERMARSLEMMLHTARLEKFELDLHIRRISLHDFIRSVVNAHKRQCIKYSIFPRIEGEAWAETDEKWMAFVLNQLISNAIKYSKLKSGSKTLLFRLSETEGESGGIRLQVVDSGIGIAAHDLPRIFDPFFTGENGRTTGESTGMGLYLAKQVCGRLGMTIEAESELGAGTTFTLYFHKRGIHVLEE from the coding sequence ATGGATGAGCGTCGAAGAAATGCCGTATGGCTCCTATTTTTGAAGGATCGCAAGAGTTATCTGCTCTGTTATGCCTTACTGCTTGCTCTTGGCTGCTGCCTGTATCTATTGGAGAACATCAGGTATCCCGGACTGGTCGATACATCAACGCTTGTCTATTTTGTCCTGCTGGCTCTTGTCATTTGTTCATCTTGGCTCGTCATCGACTATATGCGTCAGCGTCCTTATTACAAGCAGGTATTCGAAGCGCTGGCAAGGTGGGACGAGCTCGGAGGCGCGGCGATTATTCATACTATGGCGACCGAAGAGCAGAGGCTTGTGACGCGTCTTATGCGCGAGCAGCATCGGGCCTACTTGAATGAGCTGAACGCCTTCAAAAGACAGCAGGAGGTTCACAATCACTTTGTCCTTCAGTGGGTGCATCATATGAAAACCCCGGTGTCCGTTGTGGACCTGCTCCTTCAGGAGGTGCGCCGCCAGCCGCCCTCGGACGAGGGCAAGTGGGTGGAGCTGGCAGAAAGCATTCATGAGGAGACGGAGCGTATGGCTCGCTCGCTGGAGATGATGCTGCATACGGCGCGGCTTGAGAAGTTTGAGCTTGATCTGCATATTCGCAGGATTTCTCTCCACGACTTCATTCGCAGCGTAGTCAATGCCCATAAACGGCAGTGCATCAAATATTCCATCTTCCCGCGGATAGAAGGAGAAGCATGGGCGGAGACGGACGAGAAATGGATGGCCTTCGTCCTGAATCAGCTCATCAGCAACGCCATCAAATACAGCAAGCTGAAGTCTGGCTCCAAGACGCTGCTGTTCCGTCTATCGGAAACGGAGGGAGAGAGCGGCGGCATTCGCCTGCAGGTTGTTGACTCCGGCATTGGCATAGCGGCGCATGATTTGCCGCGTATATTCGATCCCTTCTTTACGGGTGAGAACGGGCGCACGACAGGTGAATCGACCGGAATGGGGCTGTACCTGGCCAAACAGGTGTGCGGCCGGCTCGGCATGACAATCGAAGCGGAGTCGGAGCTGGGCGCGGGGACGACGTTTACGCTTTATTTTCACAAGAGGGGGATTCATGTCTTAGAGGAGTAG
- a CDS encoding ABC transporter ATP-binding protein — translation MSVLKAQGLGKLYSSKGSLVYKALEHIDLEVEAGEFVGVMGPSGSGKTTLLNLLATIDRPTSGTIEINGVNPVKLTDHKLALFRRRELGFVFQDFNLLDTLSMKENIILPLVMEGMKPRLIEDRLKPIAELLQIEGILGKRTYEVSGGQKQRAAIARAIIHKPSLVLADELTGNLDSKSARDVMDALKEMNEAFHATVLMVTHDPFSASYCKRIIFIKDGKFFSEIRRGSNRQAFFQQILDALSVLGGNFDDIPFARA, via the coding sequence ATGAGCGTACTGAAGGCGCAAGGGCTTGGCAAGCTTTACAGCAGCAAAGGCAGTCTCGTATATAAGGCATTGGAGCATATTGATCTGGAGGTGGAGGCTGGAGAGTTCGTCGGTGTCATGGGACCGTCGGGCAGCGGTAAAACGACGTTGCTTAATCTGCTGGCGACGATCGACCGGCCGACGTCCGGGACAATCGAAATTAACGGGGTCAATCCCGTTAAGCTGACGGACCATAAGCTGGCGTTGTTCCGCCGGCGCGAGCTCGGATTTGTGTTCCAGGACTTTAATCTGCTGGACACGCTATCGATGAAGGAGAACATTATTCTGCCTCTGGTCATGGAGGGGATGAAGCCGAGATTGATTGAGGATCGTCTGAAGCCCATTGCCGAGCTGCTTCAGATCGAAGGCATTCTAGGGAAGCGCACATACGAGGTGTCCGGCGGCCAGAAGCAGAGAGCGGCGATTGCAAGGGCAATTATACACAAGCCTTCCCTGGTGCTGGCGGACGAGCTGACAGGCAACCTGGATTCCAAGTCGGCAAGAGATGTGATGGACGCCCTGAAGGAAATGAACGAGGCATTCCACGCAACTGTGCTCATGGTCACGCATGATCCTTTTTCGGCGAGCTATTGCAAGCGTATCATATTCATCAAGGACGGCAAGTTTTTTTCGGAAATCCGCCGAGGCTCCAATCGCCAGGCGTTCTTCCAGCAAATATTGGATGCGCTGAGCGTGCTGGGAGGGAATTTCGATGACATTCCGTTCGCTCGCGCTTAG
- a CDS encoding ABC transporter ATP-binding protein, whose translation MINNPSDDSTLLVVSELTKSFGSFQALNGISFAMKQGEIISVLGPSGCGKSTLLSLVAGLAGPDSGTIKLGGETIASAHTLLPPEKRGVNMVFQDYALWPHMNVVDNIGYGLKRMKLKPEESRARIAELVELLRLEGLERRLPPQLSGGQQQRVAIARALATRPRLLLLDEPLSNLDMRLRVEMRTEMAYLFRRLGISAFHVTHDPEEAFAMADRLLIMRNGTIEQLDTPEQCFRRPASRWSASLMGAYNSLKGRATFNSAGAFIEIGDQQLRGVWPGTEAAQGQQGQRDQQGPPSSGECDAILMFRPEQTKVIPHEEGQPMESEAMGRLSLRVLHCSFEGTRWRAVAETNCKQKLYIVHETPLAQGQQIMAEIHYETAYIYRSEDER comes from the coding sequence ATGATCAACAACCCATCAGACGATTCCACCCTCCTCGTTGTTTCGGAGCTGACGAAGTCCTTCGGCAGCTTCCAGGCGCTGAACGGCATCTCATTTGCCATGAAGCAGGGGGAAATCATTAGCGTCCTCGGTCCCTCGGGCTGCGGCAAGTCCACGCTGCTGTCTCTGGTAGCCGGACTGGCAGGTCCGGATTCCGGGACGATTAAGCTAGGCGGCGAAACAATCGCCTCTGCCCATACCCTGCTGCCGCCGGAGAAGCGCGGCGTTAATATGGTGTTCCAGGATTACGCCTTATGGCCGCACATGAACGTAGTTGACAATATCGGATACGGATTGAAACGAATGAAGCTGAAGCCGGAGGAGTCTCGCGCACGAATAGCAGAGCTTGTCGAGCTGCTGCGCTTGGAGGGCCTGGAGCGCAGGCTTCCCCCGCAGCTGTCCGGCGGACAGCAGCAGCGGGTCGCGATTGCCCGGGCGCTTGCGACCCGACCGCGCCTCCTGCTGCTCGACGAGCCGCTCTCCAATCTTGATATGAGGCTGAGAGTAGAGATGCGTACGGAGATGGCTTATCTATTCCGCCGGCTGGGCATCAGCGCGTTCCATGTGACGCACGATCCCGAAGAAGCGTTTGCCATGGCCGACCGGCTGCTCATTATGCGGAACGGCACGATCGAGCAGCTGGATACGCCCGAGCAATGCTTCCGCCGTCCCGCCAGCAGATGGTCCGCTTCGCTAATGGGCGCGTATAACTCCTTGAAAGGGCGAGCCACCTTCAACTCTGCGGGGGCATTTATTGAAATTGGGGATCAGCAGCTCCGAGGCGTTTGGCCCGGCACGGAAGCGGCGCAGGGCCAGCAGGGCCAGCGGGATCAACAAGGACCGCCTTCAAGCGGGGAATGCGACGCCATCCTTATGTTCCGCCCGGAGCAGACGAAGGTTATACCGCACGAAGAGGGCCAGCCAATGGAGTCGGAGGCAATGGGACGCCTATCACTTCGAGTGCTTCACTGCTCGTTCGAGGGCACTCGGTGGCGTGCAGTAGCCGAGACCAATTGCAAGCAGAAGCTATATATTGTTCATGAGACCCCTCTTGCGCAAGGCCAGCAGATTATGGCCGAGATCCACTACGAAACCGCATATATATATCGCAGCGAGGATGAAAGGTAG
- a CDS encoding iron ABC transporter permease: MRTLLRDRLGWSVSFLLILLVLLPLAAVMIQVLLPGVFFGHLKLGDWKLLLELFHRPLWQKSLENSLLLGFGTTIFATMLGTVLASVRASWSFPTAKLLDASVWLLFITPSFILAQGWVLFSAGEGIAAGLFGWGFVKDFIFQPIGLIFMMTLSKFPFAYLSVQAALEWKMDQLSYAARLCGASRWTMWRTIQAPLLLPAIVAGASLVFMDTIGDFGLPASIAAVYRFPTLPYSIYSAIYTSPIRFDMAGVLSFYLVLLIGLAMLVQFYALRRSRFDFLTGSATRSVPRPAGKLRYALAALNIGFLFIVIGIPIGSNVVISLLKTQGGGFKLSNLTFDHYVMLFSSVGNLMEGLWNSLLIAGSAALFGLIIGIGVAFVLTYSNFRYKRGIEMISILSLAVPGVVLGIGYIFIWNQKWLEPLGLLLYGTPWILVLAAIAGAIPVITRLLTGAMAKVPANLLAAAQLQGDGLGRRMRYILFPLVQSALVSAGLAAFGAGIFDLAVNTILFPPKFETLPVTINKAFEDLDFGYASAATIASSLIVIALIWIAERLLRRKEAKL, encoded by the coding sequence ATGAGGACCCTTCTACGCGACAGATTGGGGTGGAGCGTCAGCTTCCTCCTCATTCTGCTCGTCCTGCTCCCCCTGGCGGCGGTTATGATTCAGGTGCTGCTGCCAGGGGTCTTCTTTGGTCATTTGAAGCTTGGCGATTGGAAGCTGCTGCTTGAACTATTCCATCGTCCGCTTTGGCAGAAATCGCTGGAGAACTCCCTGCTGCTGGGCTTCGGCACCACCATATTCGCGACGATGCTTGGCACGGTGCTTGCATCCGTGCGCGCGAGCTGGTCGTTCCCGACAGCCAAGCTGCTTGACGCCTCCGTATGGCTGCTGTTTATTACGCCTTCCTTCATCCTGGCGCAGGGCTGGGTGCTTTTCTCTGCAGGAGAAGGGATTGCAGCCGGACTGTTCGGCTGGGGCTTTGTGAAGGACTTTATTTTCCAACCGATCGGACTTATCTTCATGATGACCTTAAGCAAGTTTCCGTTCGCTTATTTGAGCGTACAAGCCGCATTGGAGTGGAAGATGGATCAGCTGTCCTACGCGGCCCGCTTGTGCGGCGCTTCCAGATGGACCATGTGGCGCACCATTCAAGCCCCATTGCTGCTGCCTGCTATTGTTGCGGGAGCATCGCTTGTTTTCATGGATACCATAGGAGATTTCGGTCTGCCCGCGTCAATCGCCGCCGTCTATCGTTTCCCGACGCTGCCGTACTCCATCTATTCGGCTATATATACATCGCCGATCCGGTTCGATATGGCCGGCGTCTTGTCCTTCTACCTCGTCCTGCTGATCGGACTTGCGATGCTTGTGCAGTTCTACGCGCTTCGTCGCTCCCGCTTCGACTTCCTGACGGGAAGCGCGACCCGCTCCGTTCCGAGACCTGCGGGCAAGCTTCGTTACGCCCTGGCCGCCTTGAACATTGGCTTTTTGTTCATCGTCATCGGTATACCGATTGGCTCCAACGTCGTCATCTCCTTGCTGAAGACCCAAGGAGGCGGCTTCAAGCTTTCGAACCTGACATTCGACCATTACGTCATGCTGTTCAGCTCCGTCGGCAATCTGATGGAAGGACTGTGGAACTCCCTGCTTATTGCGGGGTCAGCCGCCTTGTTCGGCCTGATCATCGGCATAGGGGTAGCCTTCGTGCTGACGTATTCGAATTTCCGATATAAGCGCGGCATCGAGATGATATCCATACTATCGCTGGCCGTTCCGGGCGTTGTTCTGGGGATTGGCTATATTTTTATTTGGAATCAGAAGTGGCTGGAGCCTCTGGGCCTCCTCCTGTACGGTACGCCATGGATTCTTGTGTTAGCTGCAATCGCCGGCGCCATTCCCGTTATTACAAGGCTGCTGACAGGCGCGATGGCCAAGGTTCCTGCGAATCTGCTGGCTGCGGCCCAGCTCCAGGGTGACGGGCTCGGGCGGCGCATGCGTTATATTCTTTTTCCGCTCGTTCAGAGCGCTCTCGTATCCGCCGGACTCGCCGCGTTTGGTGCCGGAATATTCGATCTTGCCGTCAACACGATCCTGTTCCCTCCCAAATTCGAGACGCTGCCGGTAACGATTAACAAAGCGTTCGAGGATCTCGATTTCGGATACGCCTCCGCGGCGACGATAGCCAGCTCGCTCATCGTCATTGCGCTTATATGGATAGCCGAACGATTGCTTAGACGCAAGGAGGCCAAATTATGA
- a CDS encoding extracellular solute-binding protein has product MSSFIKNKVNVLMIAAVTLLVSACGNGNANTGSNVSGNPAASAAATAQTSASPEPTMETKDEGVLTVYLNDFDGIIAPLFEEATGYKVELVVGNGAEIMSRVEAEKGNPHWDVLWMDAMPSIHGLGEAGQLMENWAPDNIGNLTDFAKGFVPDNNWYVPTGAHAAGVIVYNTDKVKAEDAPRTWADFSDAKYSKMAGMADPAVAAPAYPFVSWFFGDKGMEGGQALFQGWMDNGLKVYPKNPNVVSALTSGEISIAALQESNAYAMKNKNEPIEIIWPEEGAPASVRVAAIQKDTKNPNAAKAFITFLLDPATQQALIDDGDESYFQPSVQGVNVKPDRAQNAKLVAAEASWASEHEAAIKQWFADQAVK; this is encoded by the coding sequence ATGAGCAGTTTTATTAAAAACAAAGTTAACGTACTTATGATCGCCGCTGTTACGCTTCTCGTCAGCGCCTGCGGCAACGGCAACGCCAATACGGGGTCAAACGTTTCCGGCAATCCAGCGGCATCCGCTGCCGCAACGGCGCAGACAAGCGCTTCGCCCGAGCCGACTATGGAGACGAAGGACGAAGGCGTACTTACGGTCTACTTGAACGACTTCGACGGCATCATCGCTCCTCTCTTCGAAGAAGCGACAGGCTATAAGGTAGAGCTGGTCGTTGGCAACGGCGCCGAAATTATGTCCCGGGTGGAAGCGGAGAAAGGCAATCCCCATTGGGATGTGCTTTGGATGGACGCGATGCCTTCCATTCACGGACTGGGCGAAGCGGGACAGCTTATGGAGAACTGGGCTCCGGACAACATCGGCAATCTGACTGATTTCGCCAAAGGCTTTGTTCCGGACAATAACTGGTATGTGCCTACCGGCGCTCACGCGGCTGGCGTCATCGTATACAACACCGACAAAGTGAAGGCAGAGGACGCACCTCGCACATGGGCCGATTTCTCGGACGCCAAGTATTCTAAGATGGCAGGCATGGCTGATCCCGCTGTAGCCGCTCCCGCTTATCCGTTTGTCTCGTGGTTTTTTGGCGACAAAGGCATGGAAGGCGGACAGGCATTGTTCCAGGGCTGGATGGACAACGGACTGAAGGTATATCCCAAAAACCCGAACGTCGTGAGCGCCTTAACAAGCGGTGAAATTTCCATTGCCGCACTTCAAGAGAGCAACGCTTACGCCATGAAAAACAAAAACGAGCCTATCGAGATCATCTGGCCGGAGGAAGGCGCTCCCGCTTCGGTACGCGTTGCCGCCATTCAGAAGGATACCAAGAACCCGAATGCAGCCAAAGCGTTTATTACATTCCTGCTTGATCCTGCAACCCAACAGGCTCTGATCGACGATGGCGACGAAAGCTACTTCCAGCCTTCCGTCCAAGGCGTAAATGTCAAGCCAGATCGCGCTCAGAACGCGAAGCTCGTGGCAGCCGAAGCTTCCTGGGCCTCGGAGCATGAAGCGGCGATCAAGCAATGGTTCGCCGACCAAGCCGTTAAGTAA
- a CDS encoding ABC transporter permease codes for MTFRSLALSNIRGNWRSYSAFFLSSVFSVLIFYVYAAFLNHPDVLSGYIIGASKVRVGMQYCLYIIMIFSFLFILYSNSAFLKTRKQEFGLFSLFGMTKAQLRKLVVYENMAIAAMAIASGIGLGVLFSKLFFMALGALLGMEETISFAVPVKAVWLTAGGFMALFLLISILSMLRLGRDQIIDLLKAARQPKGKLTYKKWQVVLGALCLASGYGMALVMNSYTFVIFSLPILATVVAGTYWLFTQLSVVLLRFVQKRHSVYYKGTNMLILAQLGYKIRDNARILFVVSILSAVIMTALGAVYLLQIQSKQDMMETSPFSLAYVEKGLHAQEVIHPRELEGMIAEEGFTIERETKVVGVGLEQYLVELGEGESAVQIGRGDAGESSYSTDAMIISLSDYNKLAREAGEEEITVESGKLIVLFPNFDQKTYRGGTASGWINGEQVELSISRSLNIRLLNNRIQSNGTTVVMDDLSFVHLLASVPEEKQRVFYGYELGSWEDSAQLVKKLDGLLAEGQASHKDFGRAERFAEMKETISLTLFIGMFISLLFFIAAGSMIYFKLFTEIQEDQTQFRALSRIGMTGKEIRRVVVSQIAIVFYIPCVVGISHALFAMRSLDNMMNTSNWIYSFVVIGIYIAMQTLYFLLASNSYMKSMLREAGV; via the coding sequence ATGACATTCCGTTCGCTCGCGCTTAGCAACATAAGGGGCAACTGGCGCTCGTACAGCGCTTTTTTCCTCAGCAGTGTCTTCTCCGTGCTGATCTTCTATGTGTATGCAGCCTTTCTGAATCATCCCGACGTGCTCAGCGGGTATATTATCGGTGCGTCCAAGGTGAGGGTTGGCATGCAATATTGCCTGTATATCATTATGATTTTTTCGTTTCTGTTCATTCTGTACAGCAACTCGGCGTTTCTGAAGACGAGGAAGCAGGAATTTGGCTTATTCTCCTTATTCGGTATGACCAAGGCACAGCTCAGAAAGCTGGTTGTCTACGAAAATATGGCCATTGCAGCAATGGCCATCGCATCGGGAATCGGCCTAGGCGTCTTGTTCAGCAAGCTGTTCTTCATGGCGCTCGGCGCGCTGCTCGGCATGGAGGAGACGATCTCATTCGCCGTTCCGGTCAAGGCGGTATGGCTGACGGCTGGCGGATTTATGGCATTATTCCTGCTGATCTCTATCCTGTCAATGCTTCGGCTTGGCAGGGATCAAATTATCGACCTGCTGAAGGCGGCCAGACAGCCCAAAGGAAAGCTGACGTACAAGAAATGGCAGGTTGTGCTGGGAGCGTTATGCCTGGCAAGCGGGTATGGGATGGCGCTCGTAATGAATTCCTATACGTTCGTCATTTTCTCCTTGCCCATACTCGCCACCGTCGTGGCGGGCACATATTGGCTGTTCACGCAGCTCAGTGTCGTGCTGCTCCGATTTGTTCAGAAGCGGCACAGTGTGTATTACAAAGGGACGAATATGCTTATCCTTGCCCAGCTCGGGTACAAGATTAGGGACAACGCACGTATTCTGTTTGTCGTCTCCATTCTGAGCGCGGTTATTATGACGGCGCTTGGCGCGGTGTATTTGCTGCAGATTCAGTCCAAGCAGGATATGATGGAGACGTCGCCGTTCTCGCTCGCTTATGTGGAGAAGGGACTCCATGCGCAAGAGGTGATCCATCCCAGAGAGCTGGAGGGGATGATTGCGGAGGAAGGCTTCACGATAGAGAGAGAAACGAAAGTGGTGGGGGTCGGTCTTGAGCAATACCTCGTGGAGCTCGGCGAAGGCGAGAGCGCGGTCCAGATTGGCAGGGGAGACGCTGGGGAGTCCAGCTATAGCACGGACGCCATGATTATATCCCTCTCCGATTATAACAAGCTCGCGAGAGAAGCCGGCGAAGAGGAGATAACCGTTGAGAGCGGCAAGCTGATCGTGCTTTTTCCTAATTTTGACCAAAAGACCTACAGGGGAGGCACAGCCTCAGGCTGGATCAATGGAGAACAAGTGGAGCTGTCCATTTCGCGTTCCTTAAATATAAGACTATTAAACAATCGAATCCAATCGAACGGCACAACGGTTGTCATGGATGACCTTAGCTTCGTTCATCTGCTGGCAAGCGTGCCGGAGGAGAAGCAGCGAGTTTTCTACGGCTATGAGCTGGGAAGCTGGGAGGATTCCGCCCAGCTTGTGAAGAAGCTGGACGGACTCCTTGCTGAAGGGCAAGCCAGCCATAAGGATTTTGGCCGCGCGGAGCGATTTGCCGAAATGAAGGAGACGATTTCATTAACGTTGTTCATCGGCATGTTCATCAGCTTGCTGTTCTTCATCGCGGCAGGCAGCATGATTTACTTCAAGCTGTTTACGGAAATTCAGGAGGATCAGACACAGTTTAGAGCTCTGTCGCGCATCGGCATGACGGGCAAGGAAATTCGCCGTGTCGTCGTGTCGCAGATTGCGATTGTATTCTACATCCCTTGTGTCGTGGGCATCAGCCATGCGCTTTTTGCGATGCGTTCGCTCGATAACATGATGAACACGTCCAACTGGATCTATTCTTTTGTGGTCATCGGGATTTATATTGCGATGCAGACGTTGTATTTCCTGCTGGCGAGCAACAGCTACATGAAGAGCATGCTTCGCGAAGCAGGAGTGTAG
- a CDS encoding metallophosphoesterase: MNNEPHRDSSHSARLLAISDIHGHKQGMLRLLREADYSPSRDRLILLGDYIDADNPVSWSTLELVRELARQGAVVLPGNQELKLVSAHKRSSRRSGVRPSGRLAAYVKWIQSLPLTHVEAGILFVHAGVRPGIPLASQSIRDLTEIREAFHAYPVNELASLIHSDPMNHPLNRFTRIMFGHTPTFKLGAEPGEIWSDDRRIAIDTGSKHGHRLTLLDVGSGVTYSCQSGAGYSSTDFRVGTAKDRLHRP; the protein is encoded by the coding sequence ATGAACAATGAACCACATCGAGACAGCAGCCACAGCGCGCGGCTGCTTGCTATATCCGACATCCATGGGCATAAGCAGGGGATGTTGCGCCTGCTGCGCGAAGCTGATTATTCGCCAAGCCGGGATCGGCTCATCCTTCTTGGAGACTATATCGACGCCGACAATCCCGTCTCCTGGAGCACGCTGGAGCTTGTGCGCGAGCTGGCCCGGCAAGGAGCCGTCGTGCTGCCAGGCAATCAGGAGCTCAAGCTGGTGTCGGCCCACAAGCGCAGCAGCAGGCGAAGCGGCGTCCGTCCATCCGGCAGGCTTGCCGCTTATGTGAAATGGATTCAGTCGCTTCCCCTCACGCATGTGGAAGCCGGCATCCTGTTCGTCCATGCCGGCGTACGGCCGGGTATTCCATTAGCCAGCCAATCCATTCGGGATTTAACGGAAATTAGAGAGGCGTTCCACGCTTATCCGGTGAACGAGCTGGCTTCTCTTATTCATTCGGACCCCATGAATCATCCCCTTAACCGCTTCACCCGCATTATGTTCGGGCATACGCCAACATTCAAGCTGGGCGCAGAGCCTGGCGAGATATGGTCCGACGACCGGCGAATCGCCATCGATACGGGCTCGAAGCACGGCCATCGGCTGACGCTGCTGGACGTCGGCAGCGGCGTCACCTACTCCTGCCAGTCCGGAGCCGGGTACAGCAGCACCGATTTTCGCGTAGGCACGGCAAAGGACCGCCTCCACCGCCCATAA
- a CDS encoding SDR family oxidoreductase, whose translation MGSGQMEGKLVAVTGANAGMGLATVVELARMGAEVVMICRSRSRGEAALARAKEESGSKAITLMLCDLGSFASIRGFAEAFRNRYDRLDVLVNNAGVVSLKRQSTEDGYELMIGVNHLGHFLLTGELLPCLLRAEQGRIVNVSSGAHKIGRIRYDDPWMLSGVNVVNGYARSKLANILFTKELARRLQGTKVTVNALHPGAVATDIGVDRKSGFGKSVHRLLKPFFRTPLEGAATAIYLASSPDAARMTGLYLIDGSPARVAGTASDEGEAARLWAWSEAQTGAVYSL comes from the coding sequence ATGGGAAGTGGACAAATGGAGGGGAAGCTCGTCGCCGTGACAGGAGCGAACGCCGGCATGGGACTAGCAACCGTCGTGGAGCTTGCGCGTATGGGCGCTGAGGTCGTGATGATATGCAGAAGCAGGTCGCGTGGCGAGGCGGCGCTGGCCAGGGCGAAGGAGGAGAGCGGGAGCAAGGCGATTACGCTTATGCTGTGCGATCTGGGATCGTTCGCCAGCATTCGCGGCTTCGCTGAAGCATTCCGCAATCGTTATGACAGACTGGACGTGCTCGTGAACAATGCGGGTGTTGTATCGCTGAAGCGGCAATCCACGGAGGATGGCTATGAGCTCATGATTGGGGTCAATCATCTGGGCCATTTCCTGCTTACGGGCGAGCTGCTTCCTTGTCTGCTCCGTGCGGAGCAGGGGCGGATTGTCAATGTGTCCTCCGGCGCTCATAAGATCGGGCGAATCCGATACGACGATCCTTGGATGCTCAGCGGCGTGAACGTGGTGAACGGCTATGCGCGGTCGAAGCTTGCCAACATCCTGTTCACCAAGGAGCTGGCGCGAAGGCTGCAGGGCACAAAGGTCACGGTCAACGCGCTTCATCCCGGAGCGGTAGCTACAGATATTGGCGTCGATCGTAAGTCAGGCTTCGGGAAATCCGTGCATCGTCTGTTGAAGCCATTTTTCAGGACGCCGCTGGAAGGCGCGGCAACTGCCATTTATCTGGCATCGAGTCCAGACGCAGCCCGAATGACAGGGCTTTATTTGATCGATGGCAGTCCGGCTCGTGTCGCCGGCACAGCGAGCGATGAGGGTGAAGCTGCCCGTCTGTGGGCATGGAGCGAGGCGCAGACTGGGGCGGTCTACTCGTTGTAG
- a CDS encoding LysR substrate-binding domain-containing protein — protein sequence MNIHQLKVFIEMCGGSTLAETAEKMGLKQPTASFHLRKLEEELGVELFRKQSRSLYPGEAAAELLPFARRIVHLTEAAQEAMSSYKSRQGGRLRLGASYTPATYVLPSYIADFQSKHPGVSLQLTVKQAEGVLAMLREYIVDAGIVSLGATESEGLVVVPLLPDELQLLMSPEHPLAASGEPTIERLAKETFLLHETGSTSRTLSDEWAESNGLSWSHVLELGAIETIKEAIKCNMGIGILPGRSVRREVEAGELAMKKLPGYVNRRYICLAYRDEDQLSGAVRSFLSYIGQALAQHGKL from the coding sequence TTGAATATTCATCAACTGAAGGTGTTTATCGAGATGTGCGGAGGCAGCACGCTTGCTGAGACGGCGGAGAAGATGGGACTGAAGCAGCCTACGGCAAGCTTCCATCTGCGGAAGCTGGAGGAGGAGCTCGGCGTCGAGCTGTTCCGGAAGCAATCCAGAAGCCTGTATCCTGGCGAGGCGGCCGCAGAGCTGCTGCCATTCGCCAGGCGTATCGTCCATCTGACGGAGGCGGCGCAGGAGGCCATGTCGTCCTACAAGAGCAGGCAGGGAGGGAGACTCCGGCTGGGAGCCAGCTATACACCCGCAACCTATGTGCTGCCGAGTTATATTGCCGACTTTCAAAGCAAGCATCCCGGCGTCAGTCTTCAGCTTACGGTGAAGCAAGCGGAGGGTGTGCTGGCGATGCTTCGGGAATATATCGTAGATGCGGGAATTGTGTCGCTTGGAGCAACGGAGAGCGAGGGACTTGTCGTGGTGCCGCTTCTGCCTGACGAGCTTCAGCTGCTGATGTCTCCGGAGCACCCGCTTGCGGCCAGCGGCGAGCCTACGATTGAGAGATTGGCCAAGGAGACGTTCCTGCTGCATGAGACGGGGTCCACGTCACGTACATTATCCGATGAGTGGGCGGAATCGAATGGACTCTCCTGGTCGCATGTGCTGGAGCTGGGAGCCATTGAGACGATCAAGGAAGCCATCAAGTGCAACATGGGGATCGGCATATTGCCCGGCCGAAGCGTCAGGCGCGAGGTGGAGGCCGGCGAGTTGGCGATGAAGAAGCTGCCAGGTTATGTGAACAGACGTTATATATGTCTAGCGTATCGCGACGAGGACCAGCTTTCGGGAGCGGTGAGGTCGTTCCTCTCGTATATCGGACAAGCGCTGGCACAGCATGGTAAACTATAG